The Arthrobacter sp. NicSoilC5 genome has a window encoding:
- a CDS encoding heavy metal translocating P-type ATPase has product MRKQAAPPAATGGSAGSFDDEGPARSPVEKARGFVRRYPVVALTCLVLAATLVLLPFNLELQVRVLASAYAAVIVVVRAAGMVRSLREGRWGIDLLALMAIASTVVVGEYLAALVVILMLTGGEALENFAQGRAARELRSLLDRAPRFAHREGSGAVLEETPIGDVAPGDVLVVRPSELVPVDGELLSDSASLDESSLTGESLPVERTRGQALLSGAVNGVAAIRMRASASAADSQYSRIIALVEEASNSRAPVVRLADRYAVPFTLLALAMAGTAWFLSGEPLRFAQVLVVATPCPLLIAAPVAFLAGTSQAAHKGIIIKNTRTLEQLAKAQTAVFDKTGTLTSGHPVLDDIQLAPGYGEALGSRRILQLAASAEQYSSHVLAGSVIEAAKAAGLGLLTVQQATESATHGVDAVCDGQRVVVGKAGLVRSSSTGFREAAVRSGQLAVHVAVDGQYAGALIMKDPLRRNAVDTLARLYSLGVRNTMLLTGDAHATAAHIAEEAGIGRVQAECLPEDKVNTVAGIQERPVLMVGDGVNDAPVLAAADVGIAMGAKGATAASESADVVVMLDDVSKVAQAVAIGKRTVAVALVSIWTGIGLSLVLMAIAMTGYIPAVAGALLQELVDLATILNGLRALHGAEPKR; this is encoded by the coding sequence ATGAGGAAGCAGGCCGCCCCGCCTGCGGCAACCGGTGGGAGCGCCGGCAGCTTTGACGACGAGGGACCTGCCCGCTCGCCCGTCGAAAAGGCCAGGGGCTTCGTCCGGCGGTATCCCGTCGTCGCCCTCACCTGCCTGGTGCTCGCGGCCACCCTGGTGCTGCTGCCGTTCAACCTGGAACTCCAGGTCCGCGTGCTCGCGTCGGCCTACGCGGCCGTCATTGTGGTGGTACGGGCGGCCGGCATGGTCCGGTCGTTGCGGGAAGGACGTTGGGGGATCGACCTCCTGGCCCTGATGGCGATCGCCAGCACGGTAGTGGTGGGCGAGTATCTCGCCGCGCTGGTGGTCATCTTGATGCTCACGGGCGGCGAAGCGCTGGAAAACTTTGCCCAGGGACGGGCCGCGCGTGAACTGCGGTCCCTGCTGGACCGGGCCCCGCGTTTTGCCCACCGCGAGGGGTCGGGTGCCGTACTCGAGGAGACCCCGATCGGTGATGTGGCCCCGGGAGACGTCCTTGTGGTCCGGCCTTCGGAGCTGGTGCCCGTTGACGGTGAACTCCTGTCCGATTCAGCCAGCCTCGACGAATCATCGCTCACCGGCGAAAGCCTGCCCGTGGAACGCACCAGGGGGCAGGCACTGCTCAGCGGCGCGGTAAACGGAGTGGCCGCCATCCGCATGCGTGCATCGGCCAGCGCGGCCGACTCCCAATACAGCCGGATCATCGCCTTGGTCGAGGAAGCGTCCAACAGCCGCGCGCCGGTGGTCCGCCTGGCCGACCGCTATGCCGTTCCCTTCACCCTCCTGGCGCTGGCGATGGCCGGGACAGCCTGGTTCCTGTCCGGCGAGCCGCTCCGCTTCGCCCAGGTCCTGGTGGTGGCAACGCCCTGCCCGCTCCTCATCGCCGCCCCTGTGGCCTTTCTTGCCGGCACCAGCCAGGCCGCCCACAAAGGCATCATCATCAAGAACACGCGGACCCTCGAGCAACTTGCGAAGGCACAAACGGCGGTCTTCGACAAGACCGGAACGCTCACGTCAGGGCACCCCGTCCTGGACGACATCCAGCTGGCCCCGGGCTACGGCGAAGCCCTGGGGAGCCGAAGGATCCTGCAGCTGGCCGCCTCCGCTGAGCAGTACTCCTCGCACGTGCTGGCAGGCTCCGTGATTGAAGCCGCCAAGGCCGCCGGCCTTGGACTGCTGACGGTGCAACAGGCGACGGAGAGCGCCACCCACGGCGTGGACGCCGTTTGCGACGGGCAGCGGGTGGTGGTGGGGAAAGCAGGGCTGGTGCGGAGTTCATCAACCGGATTCCGGGAGGCAGCCGTGCGCAGCGGCCAGCTGGCTGTCCACGTGGCGGTGGACGGCCAGTACGCCGGCGCACTGATCATGAAGGACCCGTTGCGCCGCAACGCCGTGGACACCCTGGCCCGCCTGTACAGCCTGGGTGTCCGGAACACCATGCTCCTGACCGGTGATGCCCACGCCACGGCTGCGCACATCGCCGAGGAAGCGGGCATCGGCCGGGTCCAGGCCGAATGTCTTCCGGAGGACAAGGTCAACACGGTGGCCGGCATCCAGGAACGGCCCGTCCTGATGGTGGGCGACGGCGTCAACGATGCCCCCGTCCTGGCTGCGGCGGACGTGGGGATCGCCATGGGCGCCAAGGGGGCCACCGCCGCAAGTGAGTCCGCTGACGTGGTGGTCATGCTCGACGACGTCTCGAAAGTTGCGCAGGCCGTCGCCATTGGAAAGCGGACAGTGGCAGTGGCCCTGGTAAGCATCTGGACAGGAATCGGACTCAGCCTGGTACTGATGGCCATCGCCATGACGGGATACATTCCAGCCGTCGCCGGCGCCCTCCTGCAGGAGCTGGTGGATTTGGCAACCATCCTGAACGGCCTGCGGGCACTGCACGGTGCCGAGCCCAAGAGATAA
- a CDS encoding GyrI-like domain-containing protein, which produces MTENGQQPQKIHITEQPVAVVRERVPMDALTSFFGRAFGAVMAAVQMQGASPAGPPFALYHGMPGETVDVEAGFPVAGNFHGTGEVASSTLPNTDAFEAIHTGPYDTLGTTYDAIRKSIEADGASPADSMWEYYLTDPEQQPDPATWQTRVVWPVA; this is translated from the coding sequence ATGACTGAGAATGGCCAGCAGCCGCAAAAGATCCACATCACCGAACAACCCGTCGCCGTGGTCCGCGAACGTGTTCCCATGGATGCACTGACCAGTTTCTTTGGCCGGGCCTTCGGTGCCGTGATGGCCGCGGTCCAGATGCAGGGCGCCAGCCCGGCCGGGCCGCCGTTCGCGCTGTATCACGGCATGCCGGGCGAAACGGTGGACGTCGAAGCCGGGTTCCCGGTCGCCGGGAATTTCCACGGCACCGGTGAGGTGGCCAGCAGCACGCTTCCCAATACGGATGCCTTCGAAGCCATCCACACGGGCCCGTACGACACGCTGGGCACCACGTACGATGCGATCAGGAAGAGCATCGAAGCCGACGGCGCCTCCCCCGCCGACTCCATGTGGGAGTACTACTTGACCGATCCGGAACAGCAGCCGGATCCTGCCACCTGGCAAACCAGGGTGGTCTGGCCGGTCGCCTGA
- a CDS encoding DUF5129 domain-containing protein, producing the protein MGSMVRRIVLMVLALAVLLVGAAAPATAVAPVAVIVEDTAGVLDQNTLVPAVERIQFYEPTRVAVFTYNGKAEDNLNEEVLKFARSRHPEWISPDGQKWADGLFIFALDPVGRHVGTYMGEDRKVSLEQRSDIQDASKELFRDAQWTDGTVAGIRRGAELINQPWYRSAAFLVTAWVTAGTAALGAAAWLIVRAVTRTGCRKQIERGDRSYSNVSMDLDVTELNAGTIPESSRYGSQVLEKHRTFLSRYATVTQLSNQVHALGRRALSSRKNLKLARQFADSAAELDALDDVIADSNAFLNRADTWPTAWDRQLAPFRKDLAGLEQLLAKRHGQGDSATAAALRSFRDESLREIERWTAELADRRISPEEALDRLYTARSRLSELLENHAETVIQGFARNDREARLMREQMETAHEGTDHRRQRTYEPSILGTVYPSYTFFSVATFNSGFNTGVSSVNSARGGGSTTGYGSSGGSFSGSGSSSGF; encoded by the coding sequence ATGGGCAGCATGGTGCGCCGGATCGTGTTGATGGTGCTCGCCCTGGCTGTCCTGCTGGTGGGGGCGGCCGCGCCAGCCACCGCTGTAGCGCCGGTGGCCGTCATTGTGGAGGACACGGCAGGGGTGCTCGACCAGAACACCCTGGTGCCCGCCGTCGAACGCATCCAGTTCTACGAGCCCACCCGCGTTGCCGTCTTCACCTACAACGGCAAGGCGGAGGACAACCTCAATGAAGAGGTCCTGAAATTTGCGCGGTCCAGGCATCCTGAGTGGATCAGCCCCGACGGCCAAAAATGGGCCGACGGACTGTTCATCTTCGCGCTCGACCCCGTGGGCCGGCATGTGGGAACGTACATGGGCGAGGACCGGAAGGTGTCGCTCGAGCAACGCAGTGACATCCAGGACGCCTCCAAGGAACTCTTCCGCGACGCCCAGTGGACGGACGGAACAGTGGCCGGCATCCGCCGCGGCGCAGAGCTCATCAACCAGCCCTGGTACCGCTCCGCGGCCTTTCTGGTCACCGCCTGGGTTACCGCGGGAACCGCGGCGCTGGGCGCAGCCGCATGGCTGATTGTCCGCGCCGTGACCAGGACCGGATGCCGAAAGCAGATAGAACGCGGGGACCGCAGCTACTCCAACGTGAGCATGGACCTGGACGTCACGGAACTGAATGCCGGAACCATACCCGAGTCATCCCGCTACGGCAGTCAGGTCCTGGAGAAACACCGCACGTTCCTTAGCCGCTATGCCACCGTTACGCAGCTTTCCAACCAGGTGCACGCACTGGGCAGGCGGGCCTTGAGCAGCCGGAAGAACCTCAAGCTTGCCCGGCAGTTCGCGGACAGCGCCGCCGAGCTGGATGCCCTGGATGACGTCATCGCGGACAGCAACGCCTTCCTGAACCGCGCCGACACTTGGCCAACGGCCTGGGACCGGCAGTTGGCCCCGTTCCGCAAGGACCTGGCCGGACTGGAGCAGCTCCTGGCCAAACGCCACGGGCAGGGGGACTCGGCAACGGCTGCCGCACTGCGGTCCTTCCGCGACGAAAGCCTGCGGGAGATCGAGCGGTGGACCGCCGAACTGGCCGACCGGCGGATTAGCCCGGAAGAGGCCCTGGACCGGCTCTATACGGCGCGTTCCCGGCTGTCCGAGCTGCTGGAGAACCATGCCGAAACGGTCATCCAGGGATTCGCCAGGAACGACCGCGAAGCACGCCTGATGCGCGAACAAATGGAGACGGCCCATGAGGGCACGGACCACCGGAGGCAGCGGACTTACGAACCGAGCATCCTTGGCACGGTGTACCCGTCCTACACGTTCTTCTCCGTGGCCACGTTCAACTCCGGCTTCAATACCGGGGTCAGCAGCGTCAATTCCGCCAGGGGCGGCGGCAGCACCACCGGTTATGGCAGCAGCGGTGGCAGCTTTTCCGGCTCCGGCAGCTCATCAGGCTTCTAG
- a CDS encoding cation-transporting P-type ATPase: MRAAEGLSSERAAELLRQAGPNQLPTEKPVSQWRKLWGEMTHFFALMLWCAAGLAFIADMPQLAVAIIVVVIVNGVFAHIQQERAQHAAAKLRGLLPADVVVRRDGKVRKVDASELVVGDVVLLAAGDRVPADMVLLTASACAVDESMLTGESEPVPKAPGGQAWGGTFLVNGYGEATVSATGAGTRLAGIAALTSGAVAPPTPLSMELRRIVRVTAGMALGIAAVFFLASLLVGFQWRDSFLFSIGVAVALVPEGLLPTVTLSLAMGAQRMASRKGLVRNLEAVETLGSTTFICTDKTGTLTQNRMNAVEVFTPEGSIQVTGEGYAPEAQIEGRGVEKAAQAALAARTASQGRAELHDGQWRAQGDPMEAAMDALARRLTGWVSAPVPSRRLPFDPVRRRESAIVGPDLYCKGAPETVLPVCGSVPGPVKEQVEVMARRGLRVIAVARRRLGGAPETWQSASAAELETGMELLGLIGLQDPPRPDVGDVIRTARQAGLRVAMITGDHPATAAAIARQIGLTGTPEYVLEGADLPDDDQVLGALLDRDGVVVSRVSPEQKLRVAKALQSRGHVVAMTGDGVNDGPALREADIGVAMGLSGTDVAREAADLVLLDDHFGTIVAAIEQGRATYANIHRFLTYHLTDNVAELTPFVIWALSGGHFPLALGVLQILALDIGTDLLPALALGAEPPGRRVLARPPERRHLMDRRLIIRVFCILGPVEAAVEMAVFSAVLAGGGWTRGQVPPAPLLMAASGAAFTAVVLGQLANAFACRSATVPPWKLGWGTNKLLVWAVLAEAAILAVCLYVPSLAALLGQSPPPPEGLLLALLAAPAVLLADWIHKSVRGRLRRI; this comes from the coding sequence GTGAGGGCCGCGGAGGGCCTGAGCTCTGAACGGGCGGCGGAACTCCTGAGGCAGGCGGGCCCCAACCAGCTTCCGACGGAAAAACCGGTATCCCAGTGGCGGAAGCTCTGGGGGGAGATGACGCATTTCTTCGCCCTCATGCTCTGGTGCGCCGCCGGGCTGGCCTTTATTGCGGACATGCCCCAACTGGCGGTGGCGATTATCGTCGTCGTCATAGTCAATGGGGTGTTCGCCCACATCCAGCAGGAACGCGCCCAGCACGCCGCCGCAAAGCTGCGGGGACTGCTGCCCGCCGACGTGGTGGTCCGCCGGGACGGGAAAGTGCGCAAGGTCGACGCCAGTGAACTGGTGGTGGGGGATGTGGTGCTGCTGGCTGCCGGCGACCGTGTGCCGGCAGACATGGTCCTCCTGACCGCCTCGGCCTGCGCGGTGGACGAATCGATGCTGACCGGAGAAAGCGAGCCGGTACCGAAAGCCCCAGGCGGCCAGGCGTGGGGCGGCACCTTCCTGGTTAATGGCTACGGGGAGGCGACCGTTTCCGCGACTGGTGCCGGCACCAGGCTGGCAGGAATCGCCGCCCTCACCAGCGGAGCGGTTGCACCGCCCACACCGCTGTCCATGGAACTGCGGCGGATTGTCCGGGTGACGGCCGGCATGGCATTGGGCATCGCCGCTGTCTTCTTCCTGGCATCGCTGCTGGTGGGTTTCCAGTGGCGCGATTCGTTTCTGTTCTCCATTGGCGTTGCCGTAGCTCTGGTGCCGGAAGGACTCCTGCCCACCGTCACGCTGTCCCTGGCCATGGGCGCCCAACGCATGGCATCGCGCAAGGGACTGGTGCGCAACCTGGAGGCCGTGGAAACCCTGGGCTCGACCACTTTCATCTGCACCGACAAGACCGGGACCCTCACGCAGAACCGGATGAACGCCGTCGAGGTCTTCACACCGGAAGGGTCCATCCAGGTGACAGGCGAGGGGTATGCCCCGGAGGCGCAGATCGAGGGCCGGGGCGTGGAGAAGGCAGCCCAGGCTGCGCTCGCCGCCCGGACCGCCTCACAGGGCCGCGCTGAATTGCACGACGGGCAATGGCGTGCCCAGGGTGACCCGATGGAAGCGGCCATGGACGCCCTTGCCCGCAGGCTGACCGGTTGGGTGTCCGCTCCTGTACCGTCGCGGAGGCTGCCATTCGACCCGGTACGGCGCAGGGAATCGGCAATCGTGGGTCCCGACCTGTACTGCAAAGGCGCCCCCGAAACCGTCCTTCCGGTGTGCGGATCCGTGCCGGGGCCGGTCAAGGAACAGGTGGAGGTGATGGCGAGACGCGGCCTGCGCGTCATCGCGGTGGCCCGGCGGCGGCTTGGGGGAGCCCCTGAAACATGGCAGTCCGCGTCAGCAGCGGAGCTCGAAACGGGCATGGAACTCCTGGGCCTGATCGGGCTGCAGGACCCGCCGCGGCCGGACGTTGGGGACGTGATCCGCACCGCGCGGCAGGCAGGGCTGCGGGTAGCCATGATCACCGGCGACCATCCTGCCACCGCGGCGGCAATTGCCCGGCAGATCGGCCTGACCGGGACACCCGAATACGTTCTGGAAGGCGCAGACCTCCCGGACGACGACCAGGTGCTCGGAGCACTCCTGGACCGTGACGGAGTGGTGGTCAGCAGGGTCTCACCCGAGCAAAAGCTTCGCGTCGCCAAGGCCCTGCAGTCCCGCGGGCACGTGGTGGCCATGACCGGCGACGGCGTCAACGACGGCCCGGCACTGCGCGAAGCCGACATCGGGGTGGCCATGGGCCTGAGCGGAACCGACGTGGCCCGCGAAGCCGCGGACCTGGTCCTCCTCGATGACCACTTCGGCACCATTGTGGCCGCCATCGAACAAGGCCGGGCAACCTACGCCAACATCCACAGGTTCCTTACCTACCACCTCACCGACAACGTGGCCGAACTGACCCCCTTCGTCATCTGGGCGCTCTCCGGCGGCCACTTCCCGCTTGCCCTGGGCGTCCTTCAAATCCTTGCCCTGGACATCGGCACCGACCTCCTGCCTGCGCTGGCCCTGGGCGCTGAGCCGCCGGGCAGACGCGTGCTGGCCCGTCCGCCTGAACGCAGGCACCTGATGGACCGGCGCTTGATCATCCGGGTCTTCTGCATCCTGGGCCCGGTGGAAGCCGCCGTGGAAATGGCAGTGTTCTCAGCTGTCCTGGCCGGTGGCGGCTGGACCCGCGGGCAGGTACCCCCGGCGCCCCTGCTGATGGCCGCGTCCGGTGCCGCCTTCACCGCCGTCGTCCTGGGACAGCTCGCCAACGCCTTCGCGTGCCGGAGCGCTACGGTGCCCCCCTGGAAGCTGGGCTGGGGCACCAACAAGCTGCTGGTGTGGGCCGTGCTGGCTGAAGCGGCCATCCTTGCCGTGTGCCTGTACGTGCCTTCCCTCGCCGCATTGCTGGGCCAGTCCCCGCCACCCCCGGAAGGCCTCCTCCTTGCACTCCTCGCAGCCCCGGCGGTCCTGCTTGCGGACTGGATCCATAAATCAGTCCGGGGGCGGCTGCGCCGCATCTAG
- a CDS encoding DUF4386 family protein produces the protein MPGPASAATGHAGHRQGWKLLFLVAGASSILFVFLLITALVIDFMTPPPVYGGAATLEFIASNKASYVAEQILWILPNVFPVLVFAALYVALSAYRKSLPLIALVFGALPWALLLAVPVSSRGSLNLVYLSDRFVAAGTEEERRAYATAAEAIIAENNTPAIVGVLSALGILLMGLAMLTPGKASFPRYLAWLGIATGALGVASEVLRHAVPGFYWGYGILLWAWFIATGVALIRLSRVTA, from the coding sequence GTGCCAGGTCCCGCCAGCGCCGCCACTGGCCACGCTGGGCACCGACAGGGCTGGAAGCTCCTCTTCCTCGTCGCGGGGGCGTCGTCGATCCTGTTTGTGTTTCTGCTGATCACTGCCCTGGTGATTGATTTCATGACTCCCCCGCCCGTTTACGGCGGAGCGGCCACCCTTGAGTTCATCGCGTCGAACAAGGCCAGCTATGTGGCCGAGCAGATCCTGTGGATCCTGCCCAACGTCTTCCCCGTGCTTGTTTTCGCAGCCCTCTACGTGGCCCTCTCGGCCTACCGGAAAAGCCTGCCCTTGATAGCACTGGTCTTTGGTGCACTGCCGTGGGCGCTGCTGCTTGCCGTTCCGGTCAGCAGCCGGGGCTCCCTCAACCTGGTCTATCTCAGCGACCGCTTCGTGGCCGCCGGGACCGAGGAGGAACGCAGGGCCTATGCCACCGCCGCCGAAGCAATCATCGCCGAGAACAACACCCCGGCCATCGTTGGCGTCCTCTCCGCCCTTGGGATCCTGCTGATGGGACTGGCGATGCTTACGCCCGGCAAGGCATCTTTCCCGCGATATCTGGCATGGCTGGGCATCGCCACCGGTGCCCTGGGGGTGGCCAGCGAGGTCCTTCGCCACGCAGTCCCAGGCTTCTATTGGGGGTACGGCATCTTGTTGTGGGCGTGGTTCATTGCCACCGGAGTTGCCTTGATCCGTTTGTCCCGGGTGACGGCCTGA
- a CDS encoding universal stress protein has product MTQESGSIVAGFDGSDEAAAAVRWAARCAHATDSSLHVVHCSLWPLLTRHLGPVPGVSGSGLEQSARSILEEGVAVATAEVPGLQVRSTLLHGLPAQLLAEISAGERMLVVGSRGLGGFLGLLVGSVSLELAATATCPVAVIRPELHPDGPVVAAVDASGSPAALDDACALASAWQAPLKVVHVRHEPAGYQLPEGRDAAEAREVLASALNRATAKGPHVRVDGEVLADTSVPHAILKAAGEARMVVVGSQGRGILRETIGSTAHAVLHHARGPVLISRHGG; this is encoded by the coding sequence GTGACGCAGGAGTCAGGGTCCATTGTGGCCGGCTTTGACGGGTCGGATGAGGCTGCCGCCGCCGTCCGATGGGCGGCACGCTGCGCACACGCCACCGACTCCTCCCTCCATGTGGTGCACTGTTCGCTGTGGCCGCTGCTGACCCGGCACCTCGGTCCGGTCCCGGGCGTGTCGGGCAGCGGCCTGGAACAGTCGGCCAGGTCCATCCTCGAGGAGGGCGTGGCGGTGGCCACCGCGGAGGTACCCGGGCTCCAGGTCAGGAGCACCCTGCTGCACGGATTGCCCGCGCAGCTTCTGGCCGAAATTTCCGCAGGTGAACGGATGCTCGTGGTGGGCAGCCGCGGCCTGGGCGGCTTCCTGGGCCTCCTGGTGGGCTCCGTGAGCCTGGAACTGGCAGCCACCGCCACCTGCCCTGTTGCCGTGATCCGGCCGGAACTCCACCCGGACGGTCCGGTCGTCGCCGCCGTCGATGCCTCGGGTTCCCCGGCGGCACTGGATGATGCATGCGCCCTTGCGTCGGCATGGCAGGCACCCCTCAAGGTGGTCCACGTCCGGCACGAGCCCGCAGGCTATCAACTGCCTGAAGGACGGGACGCCGCCGAAGCCCGGGAAGTTCTGGCGTCCGCACTGAACCGCGCAACTGCCAAAGGGCCCCATGTGCGCGTGGACGGTGAAGTACTTGCGGACACGTCGGTCCCGCACGCCATCCTCAAAGCCGCCGGGGAAGCCCGGATGGTTGTGGTGGGGTCCCAGGGCCGGGGCATCCTCAGGGAGACCATCGGTTCAACCGCACACGCCGTTTTGCACCACGCCCGCGGACCTGTCCTCATCTCACGGCACGGCGGCTGA
- a CDS encoding universal stress protein — MNAETGAKPVIVGVDGSEYSSAALRYAGMLAARLGTRLEVISCVGMPDYLVMSRLEGADRQFTARLEDAAGRLVEDALGRAFTAERPENIDVTIRFGPPAKVLVEESRRAQMLVVGRHGEGGLLKSSMGSVSKACAAHSNCPVLLVGQEADAV, encoded by the coding sequence ATGAATGCAGAAACAGGGGCCAAGCCTGTCATTGTGGGTGTCGACGGTTCTGAATACTCCTCTGCCGCCCTTCGCTACGCGGGCATGCTGGCAGCCCGGCTCGGCACGAGGCTGGAAGTCATCTCATGCGTTGGGATGCCGGACTACCTGGTGATGTCGCGTCTTGAAGGGGCGGACCGGCAGTTCACCGCCAGGCTTGAGGATGCTGCAGGGCGCCTGGTCGAGGACGCCCTGGGCCGGGCCTTTACCGCGGAACGGCCGGAAAACATCGACGTCACCATCAGGTTCGGGCCGCCGGCAAAGGTGCTGGTGGAGGAGAGCCGGCGTGCGCAGATGCTGGTGGTTGGCAGGCACGGCGAGGGCGGACTGCTGAAATCGTCCATGGGCTCCGTCAGCAAGGCCTGCGCTGCCCACTCCAACTGCCCGGTGCTGCTGGTAGGGCAGGAGGCGGACGCTGTGTGA
- a CDS encoding restriction endonuclease yields MAAVILGCDANTLRRWNYRAAVAQVSGSGTFLDRWHTGFRPDVSPGTEAWLLLEGSNDAASGLIGHGFVTSEPYQAAAGVDAVPDGWSFALALDSLLPLGEQIRPGILGGALPNDLRARVKGPPLVTLPPSSVPVLRRLWRDHGPSTADPAEVAGGTLPPEAVSTIQVSRYERDPDARRACLAFHGTSCASCGFSFESAYSGAGTGVMGVHHLAPPSMLDGPYQLDPVADLVPLCHNCHAVAHSTSPPLTVTELRSIISAAGHVKGEVVTDVALRAQEDARRILEGGQM; encoded by the coding sequence GTGGCTGCTGTAATTCTCGGCTGCGACGCCAACACACTGCGCCGCTGGAACTACCGTGCCGCCGTCGCGCAGGTCTCCGGGTCCGGAACCTTCCTGGACCGCTGGCACACCGGCTTCCGTCCTGACGTCAGTCCGGGAACCGAGGCCTGGCTCCTCCTGGAGGGCAGCAATGACGCCGCGAGCGGCCTGATCGGCCACGGGTTCGTGACATCCGAGCCGTATCAGGCTGCCGCCGGTGTGGATGCCGTCCCCGATGGCTGGTCCTTCGCGCTCGCTTTGGATTCACTCCTGCCGCTCGGCGAGCAGATCCGTCCCGGCATCCTGGGCGGGGCCCTCCCCAATGACCTCCGTGCCAGGGTGAAGGGCCCGCCCCTGGTGACCCTGCCGCCGTCGTCCGTGCCTGTACTGCGCCGGCTGTGGCGGGACCACGGGCCATCCACGGCGGACCCTGCCGAGGTGGCGGGCGGGACCCTCCCGCCGGAGGCCGTCAGCACCATCCAGGTGAGCCGCTACGAGCGGGACCCCGATGCGCGCCGGGCCTGCCTGGCCTTCCATGGCACGTCGTGCGCCTCCTGCGGCTTCTCTTTCGAGTCCGCCTACAGCGGGGCGGGGACGGGGGTGATGGGCGTCCACCACCTGGCTCCCCCATCCATGCTTGACGGCCCTTATCAGCTTGACCCCGTTGCCGACCTCGTTCCGCTCTGCCACAACTGCCATGCCGTGGCGCACAGCACCAGTCCGCCCCTGACCGTAACCGAACTCCGGAGCATCATCTCCGCGGCCGGGCATGTGAAGGGTGAGGTGGTCACGGACGTGGCACTCCGGGCGCAGGAGGATGCGCGGCGGATCCTCGAGGGCGGCCAGATGTAG
- a CDS encoding DUF5655 domain-containing protein — translation MNAVPWTVERFFDGAPVALALYRAAEQMAAELGPHEVRVSKSQVSFRRRRGYAYLWRPGVYVKSAVPLVLSLALPRALDSPRFKQVVHPAPGTWMHHLELTDGRELDAEVRGWMLEAYEAAG, via the coding sequence ATGAATGCCGTGCCTTGGACGGTGGAACGCTTTTTCGACGGCGCCCCGGTGGCCCTGGCGCTTTACCGGGCAGCGGAGCAGATGGCAGCGGAACTGGGTCCCCATGAGGTCCGGGTCAGCAAGAGCCAGGTCTCTTTCCGCCGGCGCCGCGGGTACGCCTACCTCTGGCGGCCGGGGGTCTACGTAAAATCCGCGGTTCCACTGGTGCTGTCCCTTGCCTTGCCCCGCGCCTTGGACTCACCGCGCTTCAAGCAGGTCGTCCACCCGGCACCCGGAACCTGGATGCATCATCTGGAGCTCACAGACGGCAGGGAGCTCGATGCCGAGGTCCGCGGCTGGATGCTTGAAGCGTACGAGGCAGCCGGATGA
- a CDS encoding YegP family protein: MAGTFELFVDDDSQIRFRLVMPDGHVLAVSGQFTDKHAAAAAIEEVRECAGTGLIQDVAPPPPNVLLATPPHPRYTVRRGTRRLNSLGAA, translated from the coding sequence ATGGCAGGTACGTTCGAACTGTTTGTCGATGATGATTCACAGATTCGGTTCCGGCTTGTGATGCCCGATGGACATGTGCTGGCGGTTTCCGGACAGTTCACGGACAAGCATGCGGCGGCGGCCGCCATCGAGGAAGTACGGGAGTGTGCAGGTACCGGCCTGATCCAGGACGTAGCGCCACCTCCGCCAAACGTTCTCCTCGCTACCCCGCCGCACCCGCGCTACACCGTCCGCCGCGGGACCCGCAGGCTCAACTCCCTCGGCGCCGCCTAG